A genomic region of Thermotoga sp. Ku-13t contains the following coding sequences:
- a CDS encoding alpha/beta hydrolase, whose amino-acid sequence MKFSEFFLTILRRRLLLITLLAAFVLFVSLLLWRSYSNRPKIVKGSEETAVPLTVVVPDGSYSTKKTYVVKRVSRDSLSPTIANTFVGDLYEVSPSDGVDEFAMKPIRIIYRLSKDLYFGGDYANVKLAYIPDPKQPIYRIFGGANMGFDDKGAYIEAHAFHTSIVGLIADVPEKQKLGLQLLVERSRTIEPVLLLIPDVDRGFLGFVNSSQATNFWIELFPTRTIMYYEYPLASTRSVSYMNSFRSFAQQNVPSYLLFEAEKLAMELVRLKNFEFDIVAHGVGAIIARLAVELHPEVKNVRSLILVSPPNRGTNVVNPLYYGALIYRKDSQVVANNFGIDRFVVDAMKSHLLYYLEALGPIYSEILTGSDLLKKLDKTVRKDVRYLVVVGNSPPASIDVTGTQLEIFYPELVKGKGDGVVSHESATIEGIEKIVLNGSFFDCYLDPTFHAKLKDFLAQTRVEIPSYREETYPERVPQAQQTERIVKPATETKSSTQVETKREESVQLRVSLPVRFERSQLLTKVGALDLKGARSIHFVLGRLFYVLEDGLYSDGKRIQSGTIRYVHVLNDSISFVANDRLYRFNGSKVTDLGRLDLAGVEDVLATDGGVFALLRSKENLVLARWENGWKQVQILSGVYGKFIDGPSLLVMTNREIYDFSIGNLRKLLDSSKIRIDGRSVDFKSCLMVSDLLFVGLRSYSLLVYDLRTETYTWGAEGWIDPETFLPLKNAVLIAGTSTIFTFDLQRMSLNPSYQSFSERMNAVTGDGEKLYVLTESSVEVYKLK is encoded by the coding sequence ATGAAGTTTTCCGAGTTTTTCTTAACCATTCTCAGAAGACGATTACTGCTCATAACACTCCTCGCGGCGTTCGTGCTCTTCGTGTCCCTCCTGCTGTGGCGCTCCTATTCGAACCGGCCAAAGATCGTGAAAGGGAGCGAAGAGACAGCGGTTCCACTCACCGTCGTTGTACCCGACGGATCGTACAGCACCAAAAAGACGTACGTTGTCAAGCGTGTGTCACGCGATAGCCTGTCTCCCACGATCGCCAACACCTTCGTGGGGGATCTGTACGAGGTTTCGCCTTCCGATGGTGTGGACGAGTTCGCCATGAAGCCGATCAGGATCATCTACAGGCTCTCGAAGGACCTTTACTTTGGAGGGGACTACGCCAACGTGAAGCTGGCGTACATACCCGATCCCAAACAACCCATCTACAGGATTTTTGGAGGCGCGAACATGGGTTTCGACGATAAAGGGGCTTACATAGAAGCTCACGCGTTTCATACATCGATCGTCGGATTGATCGCGGATGTTCCTGAAAAACAAAAACTTGGCCTGCAACTCCTGGTCGAAAGATCGAGAACCATCGAACCTGTTCTTCTGCTGATCCCCGACGTAGACAGGGGTTTCCTTGGTTTCGTCAACTCTTCGCAGGCGACGAACTTCTGGATCGAACTCTTTCCGACCAGAACGATCATGTACTACGAGTATCCCCTTGCAAGTACACGGTCGGTCTCGTACATGAATTCTTTTCGCAGTTTTGCGCAACAAAACGTGCCGAGCTATCTGCTCTTCGAAGCTGAGAAGCTCGCGATGGAACTGGTGAGGTTGAAGAACTTCGAGTTCGATATCGTCGCACACGGCGTGGGAGCCATAATCGCGAGGCTCGCTGTGGAGTTGCATCCTGAAGTGAAGAACGTTCGGAGTTTGATCCTGGTGAGCCCTCCGAACAGAGGGACGAACGTGGTGAATCCACTCTACTACGGTGCGTTGATTTACAGAAAGGATTCACAGGTTGTGGCGAACAACTTTGGAATCGATCGCTTCGTTGTGGATGCGATGAAGTCACACCTTCTGTACTACCTCGAAGCGCTCGGTCCGATTTACTCTGAGATACTCACTGGTTCCGATTTGCTCAAGAAACTTGACAAGACTGTCAGAAAAGATGTGAGGTACCTCGTGGTTGTGGGGAACTCACCTCCAGCATCGATAGATGTCACTGGAACACAGCTCGAAATCTTTTACCCAGAACTCGTCAAAGGTAAAGGTGATGGGGTTGTGAGCCACGAGAGTGCAACGATAGAAGGAATCGAGAAGATCGTTCTGAACGGATCGTTCTTCGATTGCTATCTCGATCCCACCTTCCACGCTAAATTGAAAGATTTTCTTGCCCAGACCCGTGTGGAGATACCAAGCTACAGAGAGGAGACCTACCCTGAGAGAGTTCCTCAAGCTCAGCAGACAGAAAGGATAGTCAAACCAGCGACTGAAACGAAGAGCTCGACGCAGGTGGAAACGAAGAGGGAAGAGTCTGTTCAGCTACGTGTCTCGTTGCCGGTCAGGTTCGAACGTTCCCAACTTCTTACGAAGGTCGGGGCGCTGGACCTCAAAGGTGCGAGGAGTATACACTTCGTCCTGGGAAGACTCTTCTACGTGCTCGAAGACGGTTTGTACAGCGACGGAAAAAGGATACAATCTGGCACGATTCGTTACGTCCACGTCCTGAACGATAGTATCAGTTTTGTCGCGAACGACAGACTGTACCGTTTCAACGGTAGCAAGGTCACGGACCTTGGGAGGTTGGACCTCGCAGGTGTGGAAGATGTTCTGGCGACTGATGGTGGCGTATTCGCGTTGTTGAGGAGTAAGGAAAACCTTGTTCTGGCCCGCTGGGAGAATGGATGGAAGCAAGTCCAGATCCTTTCGGGAGTCTATGGGAAGTTCATCGATGGTCCTTCACTTTTGGTGATGACGAACAGGGAGATCTATGATTTTTCCATTGGAAATCTGAGAAAGCTCTTAGATTCGTCGAAGATCAGAATCGATGGAAGGTCCGTCGATTTCAAAAGTTGTCTGATGGTTTCTGACCTGTTGTTCGTGGGGCTCAGAAGTTACAGCCTGCTCGTGTACGACCTCAGGACCGAGACTTACACATGGGGTGCGGAAGGCTGGATCGATCCGGAAACGTTTTTGCCTTTGAAAAACGCGGTATTGATCGCCGGTACATCGACGATCTTCACCTTTGACCTTCAAAGAATGAGTTTGAATCCTTCTTATCAATCCTTTTCGGAGAGAATGAACGCCGTCACCGGCGATGGTGAGAAGCTTTACGTTCTGACAGAATCGAGCGTGGAGGTGTATAAATTGAAGTGA
- a CDS encoding tetratricopeptide repeat protein — protein MRYLICVFVLLSALVLANALEYYNSALNAYVQKDYKNALEWFETALRLDPSIESYDPMVKLRMGLCAFALKDYAKARAYLEPYESSNVVAASVLKAIREGTQKNEEWMEWLRSRIPPPTPVQVQVTKKKSPVLLTVGVFAISFAISFLLLRILRHKRPAVKEQPTVEEKLERQLEEIGMVSNSLKEGKMVIDFETDEELQKLEAQIESIVQQIISKEGQKEEAEVSIGEDPFAILKKMEEKDQYSEEDAKILSQIMQQLVNNPEDSTDDSDERNQS, from the coding sequence ATGAGGTACCTCATTTGTGTGTTCGTCCTGCTCTCGGCGTTGGTGCTCGCGAACGCGCTGGAGTACTACAACTCTGCTTTGAACGCTTACGTGCAGAAAGATTACAAAAACGCCCTGGAGTGGTTTGAAACGGCTTTGAGGCTCGATCCGAGCATAGAATCGTACGATCCAATGGTGAAACTCAGGATGGGTCTGTGCGCGTTCGCACTCAAAGATTACGCGAAGGCCAGGGCTTACCTGGAACCGTACGAATCGAGCAACGTTGTGGCGGCAAGTGTACTCAAGGCGATCCGTGAAGGTACACAGAAAAACGAAGAATGGATGGAATGGTTGAGATCGAGAATCCCTCCCCCCACTCCTGTACAGGTGCAGGTCACGAAGAAGAAGTCTCCCGTGTTGCTCACCGTGGGTGTGTTTGCCATCAGTTTTGCTATTTCTTTCTTGCTGTTGAGAATATTGAGGCACAAACGACCCGCTGTGAAGGAGCAGCCCACGGTGGAGGAGAAGCTCGAACGTCAACTCGAAGAGATCGGCATGGTTTCGAACAGTTTGAAGGAAGGAAAGATGGTCATCGATTTTGAAACTGACGAAGAGTTACAGAAACTCGAGGCGCAGATTGAAAGCATCGTTCAGCAGATAATCTCCAAAGAAGGACAAAAGGAAGAAGCGGAGGTTTCTATTGGAGAGGATCCTTTCGCCATCCTGAAGAAGATGGAGGAAAAAGACCAGTACAGCGAAGAAGACGCGAAGATACTGTCTCAGATCATGCAGCAGCTCGTCAATAACCCGGAAGATAGCACAGACGATTCGGACGAGCGAAATCAGTCTTAA
- a CDS encoding rod shape-determining protein → MVRKDLGIDLGTANTLVYVKGKGIVINEPSVVAINADTGEVIKVGLEAKMMLGKTPASIIAVRPLRDGVIADYDVALAMLKYFIGKTRTSFSLFKPRVVIGVPIGITDVEKRAILEAGLEAGAARVFLIEEPMASAIGLGLDVEEPNGNMIVDIGGGTTEVAVISLGSIVVWESIRIAGDEMDEAIVQYVRETYRVAIGERTGERIKIEIGNVFPSPEYDSLETTVTGIDLSTGLPRKITIRGGEVREALMVPVSAIIDAIKSTLEKTPPELVTDIVERGIVATGGGSLTRGVDKLIEKETGIKVVRAEDPMSCVAIGAGKVLDKVDILKKLQQVD, encoded by the coding sequence GTGGTGAGGAAGGATCTGGGAATCGATCTCGGCACAGCGAACACCCTTGTCTATGTGAAGGGCAAAGGCATCGTGATAAACGAGCCTTCCGTTGTTGCTATAAATGCCGACACTGGAGAAGTGATCAAAGTGGGTCTCGAGGCGAAAATGATGCTCGGCAAAACCCCGGCTTCCATCATCGCCGTCAGGCCCCTCAGAGACGGTGTCATAGCCGATTACGACGTGGCGCTCGCGATGCTCAAATATTTCATAGGTAAAACGAGGACCTCGTTCTCTCTCTTCAAGCCGAGGGTTGTCATAGGCGTTCCCATCGGTATCACCGATGTGGAGAAGAGGGCCATTCTGGAAGCCGGCCTCGAAGCAGGTGCTGCCCGGGTGTTTTTGATAGAAGAACCCATGGCGAGCGCGATAGGGCTTGGGCTCGACGTTGAGGAACCCAACGGGAACATGATCGTTGACATCGGTGGTGGAACGACGGAAGTTGCTGTCATATCGCTGGGCAGCATCGTGGTTTGGGAATCGATAAGGATCGCCGGCGATGAGATGGACGAAGCGATCGTCCAGTACGTTCGGGAAACCTACCGTGTGGCGATCGGCGAGAGAACCGGTGAAAGGATCAAAATAGAGATAGGCAACGTCTTCCCTTCACCGGAGTATGACAGTTTGGAGACCACAGTGACTGGAATAGACCTTTCGACGGGCCTTCCGAGGAAGATCACGATAAGGGGAGGGGAAGTCAGGGAAGCCTTGATGGTGCCTGTGAGCGCCATCATCGACGCGATCAAATCCACACTTGAGAAGACCCCACCAGAACTGGTTACGGACATCGTCGAAAGGGGTATAGTCGCGACAGGTGGTGGTTCCCTCACGAGAGGTGTCGATAAACTCATAGAAAAAGAAACCGGTATCAAAGTTGTCAGAGCGGAAGATCCCATGAGCTGTGTCGCGATCGGGGCTGGAAAGGTGCTCGATAAAGTGGACATTCTGAAGAAACTCCAGCAGGTAGACTGA
- a CDS encoding YitT family protein, whose amino-acid sequence MVKSSLCGGENVSRKYIFKEYVFATLGVIITAIGVVSFLIPNSIAAGGASGLAIVLNRLVGLPVGVWMYIINALLFLVGFITVGKDFSLKTIYCTFLLNFFVDLFDRIVPIPKFTEDLIIAVLFGDIITAVGMALTFTQNASTGGTDIVARIFNKFFAAPMGTTLLMTDLLIAIFAGTVMGTKLGMYAVLAILINGMMIDFVLKGIESSTQVMVISDKHEEIASFVLKELKRGATYIEGKGAYTQKDRKILLIVLRRRELGELISFIRKLDKNAFIIISEARHVIGEGFQNIGNVF is encoded by the coding sequence ATGGTAAAATCTTCCCTGTGTGGAGGTGAGAATGTGAGCAGGAAGTACATCTTCAAAGAGTATGTATTTGCCACTCTTGGTGTGATCATCACAGCGATCGGTGTGGTCTCTTTCCTCATTCCGAATTCGATTGCTGCTGGAGGCGCGAGCGGTCTGGCAATCGTTCTGAACAGACTCGTGGGCCTTCCTGTGGGTGTGTGGATGTACATCATAAACGCTCTGCTCTTCCTGGTTGGCTTCATCACAGTGGGAAAAGATTTCAGCCTGAAAACGATATACTGCACGTTCCTCCTGAACTTTTTCGTAGACCTTTTCGACAGGATCGTCCCGATCCCGAAGTTCACCGAAGATCTCATCATCGCCGTACTCTTCGGTGACATCATCACCGCCGTTGGTATGGCCCTCACCTTCACTCAGAACGCGTCCACGGGTGGTACCGACATAGTCGCACGCATCTTCAACAAATTCTTCGCCGCGCCTATGGGTACCACGCTCCTGATGACGGACCTTCTCATAGCGATCTTTGCCGGTACCGTCATGGGAACGAAACTTGGAATGTACGCTGTGCTCGCCATACTGATCAACGGAATGATGATAGACTTCGTATTGAAAGGTATTGAATCCTCAACACAGGTGATGGTGATCTCGGACAAACACGAGGAGATAGCCAGCTTCGTCCTCAAAGAGCTTAAGAGGGGTGCGACTTACATAGAAGGTAAAGGTGCTTACACTCAAAAGGACAGAAAAATACTTCTCATAGTCCTCAGAAGGAGAGAGCTTGGAGAGCTGATATCGTTCATCCGAAAACTCGACAAAAATGCGTTCATAATAATCAGTGAGGCTCGCCACGTGATAGGTGAAGGTTTTCAGAACATAGGGAACGTGTTCTGA
- the groES gene encoding co-chaperone GroES, translating into MKVVPLGERLLIKPIKEEKKTEGGIVLPDSAREKPMKAEVIAVGEKVENIDVKPGDKVIYSKYAGTEIKIDDVEYIIIDANDILAKIEN; encoded by the coding sequence ATGAAGGTTGTACCGCTCGGTGAAAGGCTTCTGATCAAACCCATCAAGGAGGAGAAGAAAACTGAAGGTGGGATTGTGTTGCCCGATTCGGCTAGGGAGAAACCCATGAAGGCAGAAGTGATCGCAGTCGGAGAAAAAGTTGAGAACATCGACGTGAAGCCCGGTGACAAAGTTATTTACTCGAAGTACGCCGGTACTGAAATCAAAATCGATGATGTTGAGTACATCATCATTGATGCCAACGATATACTGGCGAAAATCGAAAACTGA